The proteins below come from a single Vidua chalybeata isolate OUT-0048 chromosome 1, bVidCha1 merged haplotype, whole genome shotgun sequence genomic window:
- the LOC128783636 gene encoding PE-PGRS family protein PE_PGRS61-like: MPDAARGPAGPRRRGCQRQAAAPAGFSGSAPGSCSAAAFAGRPVSSGSGEAGVFVLAGGPGAGTGGGLEPPEAKFCDTPTLGTIAVSALQNFVSGGGGGPGASGGHVTAGMASPGAAERRNLRCSLGIKSVLSWPPALKFCWVSFLSFPG; the protein is encoded by the exons aTGCCCGACGCTGCCCGGGGTCCCGCAGGGCCGCGGCGCCGGGGCTGTCAGCGGCAAGCGGCAGCCCCCGCTGGCTTCAGCGGCAGCGCTCCGGGCAGCTGCTCGGCCGCGGCTTTCGCAGGGCGGCCCGTTAGCTCCGGATCGGGGgag gcagGGGTATTTGTGCTggcgggcggccccggcgccggTACCGGCGGAGGACTGGAGCCTCCGGAAGCAAAGTTCTGTGACACTCCGACTCTGGGTACGATAGCAGTCAGTGCACTACAGAACTTTGTctccggcggcggcggcggccccggagccTCAGGTGGACACGTCACTGCGGGGATGGCGAGCCCGGGCGCTGCCGAGCGCCGAAACCTGCGCTGCAGCCTCGGAATAAAGTCTGTGCTGTCGTGGCCTCCCGCTCTGAAGTTTTGTTGGGtgtcctttctttcttttccagggTAA